AACGCTCGAGCTGTGAAAAGCCCTTTTCCGTTGCTGACGGGAAAGGGCTTTCTGGTAAAAGGGCGTGTCTGGCTGCGGAGAGGACGGATTGCTTCGTCGTGCCTCCTCGCAAGGACATGGAACCACGCAACCAACTGTCAAAAACCCACTCTCTAACAATGCCGAAAGCCCGTTACCTTTGTTAGGTAGCGGATATCCTTTTTTCTTTACCCAATGAGACAATTCTTGAAATACGTGCTGGCTTCGTTTGTGGGGCTGCTACTGTTTGCCTTAGTAGGTTTTGTGCTGCTGATAGGGCTGATTGCAGGAGTAGCCTCCGCGGGCGAAGACGTGGAGGTGGCCAGCAACTCCGTTCTGGAAATTAAGCTGGACAAGCCCGTAGCCGAACGGGAAAGCAAGGATTCGTTTGCTTCTATGCTCACCAACCGGGCCGATAACATTGGGCTGGATGAAATTAAGGCCAGCATCCGGCGGGCCAAAACGGACGACGACATTAAGGGCATTTTCCTGAATGTGGAGCTGGTGCAGGCCGGTATGGCCTCGCTGGAGGAAATCCGCGACGCCCTGCTCGATTTCAAGAAATCGGGCAAGTTTGTGGTGGCTTATAATGATATGGCTTCCGAGAAAAGCTACTATCTGGCTTCCGTAGCCAACCGGATTTACCTTAACCCGCAGGGCACGCTGGAATTCAATGGCCTGAGCTCGGAGACGTTCTACTACAAAAACCTGTTTGAGAAGGCCGGTATCGAGCCCTATATTTTTCGGGTAGGCTCGTTTAAAAGCGCCGTAGAGCCGTTTTTCCGCGAGAACATGTCGGACTCGGCGCGCCTGCAAACCAGCTCCTTCCTCAACTCCATCAACAACTTCACCCTCAGCCACGTGGCCGCCGCCCGTGGTATTGAGCCCGCGCGCCTCAAAGTCATCAGCGACTCCATGCTGGTGCACAATGCCGAAGACGCCAAGCGCCTGGGCCTGGTAACCCACCTGGGCTACTACGATGAGGCTTCTGACTACATGAAGGGCAAGCTGAAGCTGGATAAAAAGGAAAAGCTGAGTTTGGTGCCCCTGTCCGACTATGCTAAAAACGACGATGAGGAGAAAAGCAGCGGCAACCGCATTGCCGTGATTTATGCCGAGGGCGACATTGTGACGGGTAAGGGCGGCAACAGCAGCATCGGCAGCACGCGCTTCGCCGAAGCCATCCGCAAAGCCCGCCTCGATGATAAAGTGAAGGCCGTGGTGCTGCGCGTGAACTCGCCCGGCGGCTCCTCGCTGGCGTCAGACATTATTTACCGCGAGGTGGTGCTCACCAAGAAAGTGAAACCTATTGTGTGCTCCATGTCGGACGTTGCGGCTTCCGGCGGCTATTTCATTGCCATGGCCTGCGACACCATTGTGGCGCACCCCAACACCATTACGGGCAG
The Hymenobacter sp. DG25B genome window above contains:
- the sppA gene encoding signal peptide peptidase SppA, whose translation is MRQFLKYVLASFVGLLLFALVGFVLLIGLIAGVASAGEDVEVASNSVLEIKLDKPVAERESKDSFASMLTNRADNIGLDEIKASIRRAKTDDDIKGIFLNVELVQAGMASLEEIRDALLDFKKSGKFVVAYNDMASEKSYYLASVANRIYLNPQGTLEFNGLSSETFYYKNLFEKAGIEPYIFRVGSFKSAVEPFFRENMSDSARLQTSSFLNSINNFTLSHVAAARGIEPARLKVISDSMLVHNAEDAKRLGLVTHLGYYDEASDYMKGKLKLDKKEKLSLVPLSDYAKNDDEEKSSGNRIAVIYAEGDIVTGKGGNSSIGSTRFAEAIRKARLDDKVKAVVLRVNSPGGSSLASDIIYREVVLTKKVKPIVCSMSDVAASGGYFIAMACDTIVAHPNTITGSIGVFGILPNIQPMLRDKLGITTDRVTTGKFSDLPTITRPLTAYEKAQLQKEVDRIYADFTTKAAQGRHMPVERLRRYASGRVWSGTEAKQRGLVDVLGSFEDAMQIAARRAGLSKGDYRVQVLPRQKSFMESMFSNFNEEIRLHLVREEMGPMYPVYEQYKKLSEMSGVQARMPFELNIQ